Proteins found in one Solitalea lacus genomic segment:
- a CDS encoding endonuclease/exonuclease/phosphatase family protein: MKLNRFFFTLVLVLACCTRLAYAQALKVSTYNLRFDNPGDAGNLWVDRAPIVAALIRFHDFDVFGTQEALKHQLDDITNTMPQYERYGIGRDDGKDKGEHSAIFFKKDKFRLLNKGDFWLSQTPDKPSLGWDATCCNRICSWVYLQDIKTKRKFYFFNAHYDHQGVVARNEGSKLILAKIKAIAGNEPVVLTGDFNATPDSECYKNIANSGVLKDTFKEVNYPYVNNGSFNGFGKQVDKNEVIDHIFVSKAIKVLKWGVLTDTYHGKFPSDHFPVMAELSF, encoded by the coding sequence ATGAAATTAAACCGTTTCTTTTTCACGTTGGTACTGGTACTGGCGTGTTGTACAAGGCTGGCTTACGCACAAGCCTTAAAAGTTAGTACCTATAACCTTCGGTTCGATAATCCGGGTGATGCCGGTAATTTATGGGTTGACAGGGCTCCGATTGTTGCCGCTCTCATCCGTTTTCACGACTTTGATGTTTTTGGAACCCAGGAAGCTTTAAAGCACCAATTGGATGATATCACCAATACAATGCCGCAATACGAACGTTATGGTATTGGCCGTGATGATGGTAAGGATAAAGGTGAGCATTCGGCAATTTTCTTTAAGAAAGATAAGTTCAGGTTATTAAATAAAGGCGATTTCTGGCTTTCTCAAACTCCCGATAAGCCTTCATTGGGCTGGGATGCTACCTGCTGCAACCGTATTTGCTCATGGGTTTATTTACAGGATATAAAGACAAAACGGAAATTTTATTTCTTTAACGCTCATTATGATCATCAGGGTGTTGTGGCTCGTAACGAAGGCAGTAAATTGATATTAGCCAAAATCAAAGCAATTGCCGGAAATGAACCGGTTGTTTTAACCGGCGATTTTAATGCTACACCCGACAGCGAATGTTATAAGAATATCGCCAATTCAGGTGTGCTGAAAGATACCTTTAAAGAAGTTAACTATCCCTATGTTAACAATGGCTCATTCAATGGGTTCGGGAAGCAGGTAGATAAAAATGAGGTCATTGATCATATTTTCGTATCCAAGGCCATTAAAGTACTTAAATGGGGCGTGCTTACTGATACCTACCATGGTAAATTCCCCTCTGATCATTTTCCGGTAATGGCTGAGTTAAGCTTTTAA
- a CDS encoding RagB/SusD family nutrient uptake outer membrane protein: MKKVNLYIIIATILLSVAACKKDYLDRQPLSDISPDNFFKTEKDMQLYTNSFYSLFPSAEGVYNEDVDNIVKTDLGDMLTGKRTVPVSGGSWTWGELRKINYFLANYNKFINGPSVKKYVAIARLFRAYFYFDKVSKFGDVPWYSGVININDEAALQKARDPRTLVMDSVLADINYAVANLGTTRSVEQVTKWTALALKSRICLFEGTFRKYHTEFNLPEADKFLRESASAAEELINSKQYSIYKSTPDKAYLQLFSSAKAIDQEIILARRFSNELQIWHNLNYYTITASYGKPGLEKKLVNSYLMKDGTRFTDIAGYDKMQFYDETQNRDPRLSQTIRTPGYTRIGNTNKLVPSFGASVTGYQLIKFVTEETYDSFNRSSNDMPLFRYGEVLLNYAEAKAELGELTQADIDKSVKLLRDRVGMPNLDMAMANATPDSYLAGQYTHVSGGNKGILLEIRRERRIELVMESFRWNDLLRWKEGHLLAEQYKGMCFTGLGKYDLDKDGQVDVEIYTGTKPSAKGPQYLKLGSEIILENNQSGGLILVNPSIAKTFDEARDYLYPIPIQERLLNKNLTQNPGWLDGVN; the protein is encoded by the coding sequence ATGAAAAAAGTTAATTTATATATCATCATAGCCACTATACTATTGTCGGTAGCAGCGTGTAAAAAAGATTACCTGGACCGCCAGCCACTTTCCGATATATCGCCGGATAACTTCTTTAAAACGGAGAAGGATATGCAGCTTTATACAAATTCTTTTTACAGTCTTTTTCCAAGCGCCGAAGGAGTTTACAATGAAGACGTGGATAATATTGTGAAAACAGATCTTGGGGACATGCTTACCGGTAAACGTACGGTGCCAGTATCGGGCGGTTCATGGACCTGGGGCGAATTAAGGAAGATAAACTACTTCCTGGCAAATTATAATAAGTTTATCAATGGTCCTTCAGTGAAGAAATACGTGGCCATAGCCCGATTGTTCCGCGCCTATTTTTATTTTGATAAAGTATCAAAGTTTGGTGATGTACCCTGGTATTCGGGTGTGATAAACATTAATGATGAAGCTGCTTTGCAGAAAGCCAGGGATCCACGGACACTGGTGATGGACTCAGTACTTGCCGATATAAATTATGCCGTTGCAAACTTGGGTACTACAAGGAGTGTAGAGCAGGTAACCAAATGGACAGCCCTGGCGCTGAAATCAAGAATCTGCCTTTTTGAAGGAACATTCAGAAAATATCATACAGAGTTTAATTTACCGGAGGCTGATAAGTTTCTTAGAGAATCAGCTTCCGCTGCTGAAGAATTAATCAATAGTAAACAATACAGCATTTATAAAAGTACTCCTGATAAAGCCTACTTACAGCTTTTTTCATCAGCAAAGGCAATAGATCAGGAAATAATTCTAGCAAGACGCTTTAGTAATGAGTTGCAGATATGGCATAATCTTAACTACTATACAATTACAGCATCTTACGGTAAACCGGGTCTTGAAAAGAAACTGGTAAATAGCTATTTAATGAAAGACGGGACTCGCTTCACAGATATAGCCGGTTATGATAAGATGCAGTTTTATGACGAGACACAAAATCGTGATCCCCGCTTGTCGCAAACAATACGTACACCCGGATACACCCGGATTGGCAATACAAATAAGTTGGTTCCTTCATTCGGGGCTTCAGTAACCGGATACCAGTTGATTAAGTTTGTAACTGAAGAAACCTACGATTCGTTTAACCGATCTTCGAATGATATGCCGTTGTTTCGTTATGGCGAGGTGTTGTTGAATTATGCGGAGGCTAAAGCAGAATTGGGAGAATTAACCCAGGCTGATATTGATAAATCGGTTAAGCTGTTACGCGACAGGGTAGGGATGCCTAACCTTGATATGGCTATGGCTAATGCAACCCCTGATTCATATTTGGCCGGACAGTACACGCATGTAAGCGGTGGCAATAAAGGTATATTGTTAGAAATTCGCAGGGAGCGTAGAATAGAACTTGTAATGGAAAGTTTTAGATGGAATGATTTGTTGAGATGGAAAGAGGGGCATTTATTAGCTGAACAATATAAAGGAATGTGTTTTACAGGACTGGGTAAGTATGATCTTGATAAGGATGGTCAGGTTGATGTAGAGATTTATACTGGTACCAAACCGAGTGCTAAGGGGCCACAATACCTAAAATTGGGAAGTGAAATAATATTGGAAAATAATCAATCAGGCGGTTTAATACTTGTAAACCCAAGCATTGCCAAGACTTTTGATGAAGCGAGAGATTATCTATATCCGATTCCCATTCAGGAACGATTACTGAATAAAAATCTTACCCAAAATCCAGGCTGGTTGGATGGGGTTAACTAA
- a CDS encoding SusC/RagA family TonB-linked outer membrane protein, producing the protein MFLILCVLCINVYAQKGGPKVTGIVQDEKGEVLPGVVVKAENKATGYSSAVATNENGLFAFAELPSGGPYSFTFTFIGLESQTFNNYQVKAGEKISLMVKMKESASQLKEVVVVGYGTQKKVNLTGAISQIDAKGIEDRPVANITQALQGAAPNVNVSFGDGRPGSQGKINVRGNTSINGGGEPLVLIDGVPGSINTINPKDVENISVLKDAASAAIYGARGAFGVVLVTTKQPKKGKLSINYSNNFGWTAPTVRTDFITDGYDAAMLNDQAFLRAVGNTYTGYTDEDYAELKKRKTDKSLPSVIIDNRKGKDQYVYYGSTDWWNTMFRNTQNSIEHSLNLSGGSEKIDFFLSGRMYEKNGIMRVNQDRYNTYNLRSKITGRLTDWLTVNNNTQYNASKYTYPGWGVNSNFVSVTVHALPSYLPVNPDGTATYRTELNNYTVGDGIYADLLHGKSKGGEENNEFVNTIGFSAKLAKGLELLGNYSFTYNPSSDFQRRTRAPWSIYPGVVDYIGFDQLGVTNYTRQSHVLNAYASYDKQVGKHLLKFMAGYNQELQSYKRMYGLRKDLLSEDLNDLTLGSGDQQVSGNANEWALQGVFSRVNYVFADKYLLEFNGRYDGTSKFPKGNRFGFFPSISGGWRVSEEQFFTQFRKVMNDLKIRASYGSLGNQQEAGIYGYIPLLGRGTLDYIMDGKKLEYLTVPAPISPNLTWEKSTSTNIGADIGMFNNRLTASFDWYIRNTKDMLIPGKTLPAVFGASSPRENAADMRTKGWELALNWKNRTTLANKPFSYNFGIGLSDYTATITRFDNPGNLLSNYYVGQQLGEIWGYSIDGYFRTDEEAAAYKIDQSYVNQQRLRAPGQWSKLLAGDMKFKDLNGDNMVNAGKNTLDDHGDLKVIGNSLPRYSFGITADANWGGFDLSVFFQGIGRQNWYPGTNADKFWGPYSRPYYSFIPKDFQDKVWSPENPNAYFPLLRGYEALNDRGELQVKNDRYIQDLAYIRMKNLTVGYTIPPSLLNKLKVSRCRLYLSGDNLFTFSKLNNDYIDPEQAASDYNGRTVDGNARVYPFSKVYSLGIDLSF; encoded by the coding sequence ATGTTTTTAATACTATGCGTTCTCTGCATAAATGTTTACGCACAAAAGGGTGGCCCAAAAGTTACAGGGATTGTACAGGATGAAAAAGGAGAGGTGCTCCCAGGCGTAGTTGTTAAGGCGGAGAATAAAGCAACCGGCTATTCGAGTGCGGTTGCTACCAATGAAAATGGACTGTTTGCATTTGCTGAGTTACCTTCAGGAGGTCCTTACAGCTTCACCTTCACTTTTATAGGTCTTGAATCACAAACTTTTAATAACTATCAGGTTAAGGCAGGAGAGAAAATCTCCTTAATGGTTAAAATGAAAGAGAGTGCGAGCCAGCTGAAGGAAGTAGTAGTGGTAGGTTACGGAACGCAGAAAAAAGTGAATTTAACCGGAGCCATTAGTCAGATTGATGCAAAAGGAATAGAAGACCGGCCAGTGGCTAATATCACCCAGGCCCTGCAGGGAGCAGCTCCCAATGTAAACGTATCCTTTGGTGATGGTCGACCCGGTTCACAGGGTAAAATCAACGTCCGCGGAAATACTTCAATAAACGGCGGAGGAGAGCCCCTGGTGCTGATTGACGGTGTACCGGGCTCAATTAATACCATCAATCCTAAGGATGTTGAGAATATTTCGGTATTAAAAGATGCTGCTTCGGCTGCCATTTATGGAGCCCGCGGAGCCTTTGGGGTAGTACTAGTAACTACTAAGCAGCCTAAGAAGGGAAAGCTCAGTATAAACTACAGCAATAATTTTGGTTGGACAGCGCCTACCGTACGTACAGACTTTATCACCGATGGTTATGATGCTGCCATGTTGAACGATCAGGCTTTTTTGCGGGCAGTGGGTAATACTTATACCGGCTATACTGATGAGGATTACGCAGAACTTAAAAAAAGGAAAACCGATAAGTCACTGCCATCTGTAATTATTGATAACCGTAAAGGAAAAGATCAATATGTCTACTATGGAAGTACGGATTGGTGGAATACCATGTTCCGCAACACCCAAAACTCTATTGAGCATTCACTGAACTTATCCGGAGGAAGTGAAAAAATTGACTTTTTCCTCTCGGGACGTATGTATGAGAAGAATGGTATTATGAGAGTGAATCAGGATAGATATAATACCTATAATCTAAGGTCCAAAATCACCGGTCGGTTAACTGATTGGTTAACCGTAAATAATAACACTCAATATAATGCTTCAAAATATACCTATCCGGGATGGGGGGTGAACAGCAATTTCGTATCGGTTACGGTACATGCACTTCCTTCCTATCTACCGGTTAATCCTGATGGTACGGCAACTTATCGTACGGAGTTAAATAATTATACCGTAGGAGATGGAATTTATGCAGATCTGTTACATGGGAAATCAAAAGGCGGGGAGGAGAATAACGAATTTGTGAATACCATAGGTTTTTCAGCAAAGCTTGCCAAAGGACTAGAGTTATTAGGTAATTACAGCTTTACTTATAATCCATCCAGCGATTTTCAGCGGAGAACGCGCGCTCCATGGTCCATCTATCCGGGAGTGGTTGATTATATAGGCTTTGATCAATTAGGAGTGACTAATTATACCCGTCAGAGTCATGTTCTAAATGCTTACGCCAGCTATGATAAACAAGTCGGAAAACATTTGTTGAAATTTATGGCCGGCTATAATCAGGAGCTGCAAAGCTACAAACGCATGTATGGACTCAGAAAGGACCTGTTGTCGGAAGATTTAAATGATCTTACGCTGGGTTCAGGTGATCAGCAGGTGAGCGGTAATGCTAACGAGTGGGCCTTGCAGGGTGTTTTTTCAAGGGTAAATTATGTATTTGCCGATAAATACCTTTTGGAGTTTAACGGCAGGTATGATGGTACTTCCAAATTTCCCAAAGGAAACAGGTTTGGATTCTTTCCTTCAATTTCAGGTGGATGGCGCGTGAGTGAAGAACAGTTCTTTACCCAATTCAGAAAAGTTATGAATGACCTTAAAATCAGGGCTTCTTATGGTTCACTTGGCAACCAGCAGGAAGCGGGTATTTATGGTTATATTCCTTTATTGGGCAGGGGAACACTCGATTATATTATGGATGGAAAGAAACTGGAATATTTAACGGTTCCAGCACCTATATCACCTAATCTAACCTGGGAGAAATCGACCTCTACAAACATTGGAGCCGATATAGGCATGTTTAATAACAGGTTAACGGCTTCGTTTGATTGGTATATCCGAAACACTAAGGATATGCTGATCCCCGGAAAAACATTGCCGGCAGTTTTCGGCGCTTCATCACCGCGAGAAAATGCGGCCGATATGCGTACCAAAGGATGGGAACTTGCCCTGAATTGGAAAAACAGGACTACCCTTGCTAATAAACCGTTCTCGTACAATTTCGGTATAGGTTTGTCGGATTATACAGCTACGATCACCCGTTTCGATAATCCGGGTAACCTGTTGAGCAATTACTATGTGGGGCAGCAATTAGGGGAGATTTGGGGCTACAGCATCGACGGTTATTTTAGAACGGATGAAGAGGCGGCCGCTTACAAGATTGATCAATCGTACGTAAATCAGCAGCGGCTTAGAGCACCGGGACAATGGTCAAAATTATTAGCCGGTGATATGAAGTTTAAAGACCTGAATGGCGATAACATGGTAAATGCCGGTAAAAATACCCTTGACGACCATGGCGATCTTAAAGTTATAGGCAATTCTTTACCGCGTTATTCGTTCGGGATTACCGCAGATGCAAACTGGGGAGGTTTTGATCTATCGGTTTTCTTCCAGGGAATTGGTCGTCAAAATTGGTATCCGGGTACTAATGCTGATAAATTCTGGGGGCCTTATTCACGTCCATATTATTCGTTTATTCCTAAAGATTTTCAGGATAAGGTATGGTCGCCAGAAAATCCGAATGCTTATTTCCCGCTCTTAAGGGGATATGAGGCGCTTAATGACAGAGGAGAACTGCAAGTTAAGAATGATAGGTACATACAGGATCTAGCCTATATCCGGATGAAGAATCTTACAGTAGGTTATACTATACCTCCTTCTTTGCTTAATAAATTGAAGGTTTCAAGATGCCGGCTATACCTAAGCGGCGATAATCTGTTCACGTTCTCAAAGTTGAACAACGATTATATTGATCCTGAACAAGCCGCTTCAGATTATAACGGGCGTACGGTTGATGGCAACGCCAGGGTATATCCTTTCAGCAAAGTGTATTCACTGGGTATTGATTTGTCATTCTAA
- a CDS encoding RNA polymerase sigma factor → MAEQENIHRLKSGSVRSFEELYESYHKRLYAYFLQRTKSDDLSQELVQQSFIKLWRNTHKLSDDYPVSVQLFRIARSVMIDELRRLANERKALEEFTQSSQIIKESENLVFSKYLQEEINEAINDLPPIRKKVFQLSRMNGHSHKEIAAELSISSKTVEDHISKAVKQLRKILKYSLFIF, encoded by the coding sequence GTGGCAGAACAAGAGAATATACATCGTCTTAAGAGCGGCTCCGTAAGAAGTTTTGAAGAACTTTACGAAAGTTATCACAAGCGTTTATATGCTTATTTTCTTCAGCGAACTAAATCTGACGATCTATCCCAAGAGTTAGTTCAGCAGAGTTTTATTAAACTTTGGCGCAATACCCATAAATTATCTGATGATTATCCGGTTTCAGTGCAATTGTTCCGTATTGCCAGATCGGTAATGATTGATGAACTGAGGCGGCTGGCAAATGAAAGGAAAGCTTTAGAGGAATTCACTCAATCCTCGCAAATAATAAAGGAATCTGAGAATTTGGTTTTCAGCAAGTATTTGCAAGAGGAGATCAATGAGGCTATCAATGATTTGCCACCGATTCGTAAAAAAGTGTTTCAGTTAAGCCGAATGAACGGGCATTCTCATAAAGAAATTGCAGCAGAACTCTCCATTTCTTCTAAAACTGTTGAAGACCATATTTCAAAAGCAGTAAAACAGCTACGTAAGATTTTAAAATACAGTTTGTTCATATTTTAA
- a CDS encoding redoxin domain-containing protein — protein MALKVGDQAPDFKLFSSDNTVVSLNDFKGKKVILHFFPLAFTSICTEQLCTMRDKFGYYKKLNAQVLGISVDTPFTLAKFKEDNNYQFPLLSDFNKEVSNAYDAQYETFVLGLKGVAKRAAFVIDEQGTIKYAEVLENAGELPDFTAIDAIVNS, from the coding sequence ATGGCATTAAAAGTTGGAGATCAGGCTCCCGATTTTAAATTGTTTAGTTCGGATAACACAGTAGTATCGCTTAATGATTTTAAGGGTAAAAAAGTGATACTTCATTTCTTTCCATTGGCATTTACAAGCATTTGTACCGAGCAACTTTGTACTATGCGTGATAAATTCGGGTATTATAAAAAATTGAATGCTCAAGTACTTGGTATTTCAGTAGATACTCCATTTACTTTGGCAAAGTTTAAAGAAGATAATAATTATCAATTTCCCCTGCTTTCTGATTTTAATAAGGAAGTTTCCAATGCATATGATGCGCAATATGAAACCTTTGTATTAGGTTTAAAAGGAGTTGCCAAACGTGCAGCCTTTGTTATTGATGAGCAAGGAACTATTAAATATGCAGAAGTGTTAGAGAACGCAGGTGAACTACCGGATTTTACAGCAATTGATGCTATTGTAAACTCTTAA
- a CDS encoding DUF6875 domain-containing protein — protein sequence MKKTLLAVFNNIPDDESCILDVVHSNIKDKYVENGLMIG from the coding sequence ATGAAGAAAACATTACTGGCTGTATTCAATAATATTCCGGATGATGAGTCGTGTATTTTAGATGTGGTTCACAGCAATATTAAAGACAAGTATGTAGAAAACGGTTTGATGATTGGATAG
- a CDS encoding SDR family oxidoreductase translates to MSKKVLITGSNGLLGQKLLDKLRNNPEYLVIATAKGADRYRETGYVYESLDITNQVEVESVMLKHRPDHLIHTAAMTNVDACEAERELCKKLNVDAVQYFIDACKQTNSHFIHLSTDFIFDGANGPYDEEASPNPLSYYGQTKLESEELLKDSEIDYAILRTIIVFGVVKDMSRSNIVLWAKAALEKGQNINVVNDQYRNPTLAEDLADACILAMEKRVKGIFNASGKDFMSILEIVERIADFWKLDKSLINPISADTLNQPAKRPVKTGFVLDKSIKELGYSPRSFEEGLMIVDEQLSLIK, encoded by the coding sequence ATGTCAAAAAAAGTACTGATTACAGGCAGCAACGGATTGTTAGGGCAAAAGCTTCTGGATAAATTAAGAAATAATCCTGAATATTTGGTGATAGCGACAGCCAAAGGGGCCGACCGATATCGTGAAACAGGATATGTCTATGAGAGCTTAGATATAACTAATCAAGTTGAAGTAGAATCAGTCATGTTAAAGCATCGTCCTGATCATTTGATTCACACAGCAGCAATGACCAATGTTGATGCTTGTGAAGCGGAACGTGAACTTTGTAAAAAATTGAATGTTGATGCTGTTCAATATTTTATTGATGCCTGCAAGCAAACCAACTCTCACTTTATTCATCTTTCAACTGATTTTATTTTTGACGGGGCGAACGGGCCTTATGATGAAGAAGCATCTCCTAATCCATTAAGTTATTACGGACAAACCAAGCTGGAGTCGGAAGAGTTATTAAAAGATAGCGAAATCGATTACGCTATTTTACGAACCATTATCGTGTTTGGTGTAGTAAAAGATATGAGCCGCAGCAATATTGTATTGTGGGCCAAAGCTGCTTTAGAAAAGGGACAGAATATAAATGTGGTGAATGATCAATATCGAAATCCTACTTTAGCCGAGGATTTGGCAGATGCCTGTATTCTGGCTATGGAAAAAAGAGTGAAGGGGATTTTTAATGCCTCAGGTAAGGATTTTATGAGCATTTTGGAAATTGTTGAACGAATTGCTGATTTCTGGAAATTAGATAAATCATTGATCAACCCTATCTCTGCAGATACTTTAAATCAACCGGCGAAACGTCCGGTAAAAACAGGTTTTGTTTTAGATAAATCGATAAAAGAATTAGGATATAGCCCTCGTTCGTTTGAAGAAGGTTTGATGATTGTTGATGAGCAGTTGTCTTTGATTAAATAA
- a CDS encoding endonuclease/exonuclease/phosphatase family protein, producing MKYINKLVLLMLLLIGAGENINAANNNEKPKDSGLRVMTYNVHHCNPPSEGSKIDLAAIARVINAAKPDLVALQEIDVHTSRSGKEMHQARELARLTGMYSFFAKGIDFQGGEYGIAVLSKYPVLDSVAYALPMQEGAGGEPRALAVITVALKDGRKVKFAATHLDLKPENRMLQVQKIAELFKNEKQPVILCGDFNAVPGSEPINYTDQFFKRSCMQNCAPTIPVINPDREIDFIMYTPSIIKVLSHQVISETYASDHLPVVAELKLK from the coding sequence ATGAAGTATATAAATAAATTAGTCCTTTTGATGCTCCTTTTAATTGGAGCTGGTGAAAATATTAATGCCGCCAACAACAATGAAAAGCCTAAAGATTCCGGTCTTAGGGTAATGACGTATAATGTGCATCATTGCAATCCGCCTTCGGAAGGTTCTAAAATAGATCTTGCTGCAATAGCCAGAGTGATTAATGCCGCAAAGCCTGATCTTGTTGCTTTACAGGAGATAGATGTGCATACAAGCCGTTCGGGTAAAGAGATGCACCAGGCCCGTGAGCTGGCCCGTTTAACCGGTATGTATTCGTTCTTTGCTAAAGGTATTGATTTTCAGGGTGGGGAATACGGTATAGCAGTGCTCTCTAAATATCCGGTGCTTGATTCGGTTGCTTATGCCTTACCAATGCAAGAGGGAGCTGGTGGAGAACCGCGTGCTTTAGCAGTTATTACGGTAGCGTTAAAAGATGGAAGGAAAGTAAAGTTTGCCGCAACCCATCTCGATCTTAAACCTGAAAACAGAATGCTGCAGGTTCAGAAAATTGCTGAATTGTTTAAAAATGAGAAACAGCCGGTAATTTTATGCGGCGATTTTAATGCCGTGCCAGGTTCAGAACCCATTAATTATACCGATCAGTTCTTTAAACGCAGCTGCATGCAAAATTGTGCACCTACCATCCCAGTGATTAATCCTGATCGGGAGATCGACTTTATTATGTATACGCCTTCTATAATTAAGGTGTTATCGCATCAGGTGATCTCTGAAACCTATGCATCTGATCATTTACCGGTAGTGGCCGAATTAAAGTTAAAATGA
- a CDS encoding FecR family protein — translation MNRITSDFNKMIDQELIKRFTENKCTAEEAELLVAYFANNPAELDRFFPEKTWVQIQEYPVSTELSKKMLKNILQTVQVSIARIWLVRTAVAASVVLVSLSAYFFSKPLPHKAEYVAEITEQHMLKKQTVQYVQIVKSNNSAEDERIRLDDGSVIILSSGSEVRYNQPFTNKQRNIELKGCATFKVAKDKSRPFTVFAGGVATTALGTSFRINAVEGTSRVNVKLFTGKVVIKPITGAFNNSKQAVFLNPGQQLDMNGMKVLVSAIKPRKINIPVSEDLRSEIIINGEEILFSKAPLPSVFAQLSEIYQVSIKCDPLLKTTRFTGEVNKTDSIIKILNAISLMNNLKVITDEKKGYTISK, via the coding sequence ATGAATCGTATTACAAGTGATTTTAATAAGATGATTGATCAGGAATTAATTAAACGTTTCACTGAAAACAAGTGTACAGCAGAAGAGGCTGAGCTTTTGGTAGCTTATTTTGCCAATAATCCTGCTGAACTGGATCGGTTTTTTCCTGAGAAAACATGGGTACAAATCCAGGAATATCCAGTATCAACTGAACTGTCAAAAAAGATGCTAAAAAATATCCTACAAACTGTTCAGGTGTCAATCGCCAGAATCTGGCTTGTACGTACGGCAGTAGCAGCATCGGTTGTTCTGGTGTCATTAAGCGCTTATTTTTTCAGTAAGCCATTACCTCATAAGGCCGAATACGTAGCTGAAATTACTGAACAGCATATGTTGAAGAAGCAGACTGTTCAATATGTACAGATTGTTAAGTCCAATAATTCAGCTGAAGATGAGCGGATCAGGCTTGATGACGGGTCGGTGATTATTCTTTCTTCGGGTAGCGAGGTAAGGTATAATCAACCATTTACCAATAAGCAGCGGAATATTGAACTAAAAGGATGTGCAACATTTAAAGTAGCAAAGGATAAAAGCAGACCATTTACTGTATTTGCAGGTGGTGTGGCAACCACAGCCTTAGGTACTTCTTTTAGAATAAACGCTGTAGAAGGAACTTCCCGTGTAAATGTAAAATTGTTTACCGGAAAAGTAGTGATTAAACCTATTACCGGAGCATTTAATAATAGTAAGCAGGCTGTTTTCCTTAACCCAGGCCAGCAGTTGGATATGAATGGGATGAAGGTACTTGTATCTGCCATAAAGCCGCGTAAGATAAATATTCCAGTATCCGAAGATTTAAGATCAGAAATAATAATTAATGGAGAGGAGATTTTGTTCAGTAAAGCGCCTCTGCCTTCAGTCTTTGCCCAGCTTTCCGAAATCTATCAGGTTTCCATCAAATGTGATCCTTTATTGAAAACCACCAGGTTTACCGGAGAAGTAAATAAAACAGATTCAATAATAAAGATTCTGAATGCCATTAGCCTTATGAATAACCTGAAAGTCATTACAGATGAAAAAAAAGGCTATACAATAAGTAAATAA